AAAGCAGACATTTCTTTAGTGGGTTCAACACCTGTGGCAGACCCCCTTGGGTATCTGACTGCGGCTGGTTTATTTAGAGTATGGCCAGTGTATAACATTTGACGACATTCATTTTCGTCAGCTGGGGTCATAATCACCATATTCGGTATACAGCGTAAAAACGAAATGTCAAATGCACCTTGGTGTGTGGGCCCATCGGCGCCTACTAATCCGGCGCGATCAATGGCAAATAATACCGGTAGTTCTTGTATTGCTACGTCATGGATCAATTGATCGTAAGCCCGCTGCAAAAAGGTCGAATAAATGGCCACAACTGTATTTAAGCCTTCTTTGGCTAAACCAGCGGCAAAAGTCACAGCATGTTGTTCAGCTATGGCTACATCGAAATATTGTTCGGGAAATTTTTGAGAAAATTTCACCATACCAGAACCTTCACGCATTGCTGGGGTGACGGCCATTAGTTTCGGATCTTGGGCCGCCATGTCACATAACCAATCACCAAATATTGCAGAAAATGACGGATCGCAAGGTGCTGCTTTAGGTAATTCTTGGGCAGCGGGATTAAATTTAGGTACAGCATGAAACTTAATTGGATTTTGTTCGGCAAGCTCGTAACCTTTACCTTTTTTGGTCACCACATGTAAAATCTGCGGGCCTTTAATATTACGCATATTACGTAAGGTATCCACTACACCATTTACATCATGACCATCTATTGGGCCAATATAGCTAAATCCTAATTCTTCAAAAATGGTGCCTGGTACTACCATACCTTTAATATGTTCTTCGGCACGGCTAGCGAATTCTTTGATAGGGGGCACTGTGCTGAGCAATTTTTTACTGCCGTCACGTATAGTATTGAAAAAATTACCAGTTAATAAACGGGCTAAGTGACTATTTAAGGCGCCGACGTTTTCAGAAATAGACATTTCATTATCATTTAAGATGATCAACATATCTTTGCCAATGTCTCCACCATGATTAAGTGCTTCAAAAGCCATCCCTGCGGTCATAGCTCCATCACCAATTACAGCTACTATCTTGCGGCCTAACGCTTCTTTTTCTGCAGCCACAGCCATGCCTAAAGCGGCACTAATTGAGGTAGAAGAATGGCCAACTGCAAAGGTGTCATACTCACTTTCTTTAGGCCAAGGGAAAGGGTGCAGACCACCTTTTTTACGAATGCTTTGCATACGATCCCGGCGACCCGTAAGGATTTTGTGGGGATAAGCTTGATGGCCAACATCCCATAATAATCTATCGAAAGGGGTGTTGTAGACATAATGTAAGGCGACGGTTAATTCAACGGTGCCTAAACCCGAAGCAAAATGCCCACTACTTTGACTGACACTGGTCAATAAATATTGACGCAGTTCAGTGGCCAATTGATGTAATTTTTCTTTAGGCAACTCTCTAAGCAATTCTGGCGTTTCAGCCAAGGCAAGAGTGGGGTAGTGAGCTATATCTAGGGTCATTAAATGAGTTTCAACTAATTAAAATAATTTTATTCGGGTACTCAATTTAATAAGTACGATGAATAACGAAGTCGGTAAACGAGACCAACAGCTGGGTATTGTAAGGCAAAGCGCGCAAAGCTTGAAGCGCTTGTTGGTGAAGTTCGTCAAGATAAGTCTGTGCTTGCCTTAATCCCAGCATGGCTGGGTAGGTGCTTTTATTTTGCGCTTGGTCTGAACCTTGCGGTTTTCCTAGGGTTGTTGAATCACTAGTGACATCTAAAATATCATCTTGCACCTGAAAAGCTAAACCAATTGTTTGTGCATATTGCATTAAATGTTGTTTGTTTTCTGGACTTACATCATCTGCAAGGCTAATTGCCATTTCAACACAGGCGATTAATAATGCGCCGGTTTTTTTGTTGTGTAGTTGTTCTAACTGTTTTTGACTAATTTGTTGATCAGTGGCAGCTAAGTCCATTGCTTGCCCGCCACACATACCATTATAGCCAGCTGCTTTACTTAAAATACGAATTAGCGCTATACGTTTACTGTCTTGCCTCAAAGGGTAATGACATAAAATATCAAATGCTAAAGATTGTAATGCATCTCCTGCAAGGATCGCAGTCGCTTCGTCAAATTGAATATGACAGGTTGGGTGACCACGGCGTAATTCATCATCATCCATGGCGGGTAAATCGTCATGGATTAATGAATATGCGTGAATCGCTTCAATGGCGTTAGCTGGACCGTCTAAATCTTCACTCGACACGTTTAACATTTGTCCGGTTGCGTGAACCAGAAAAGGCCGCATTCTTTTACCGCCAATTAATAACGCATATAGCATAGCCTGCTTTAATTTATCAGCATGCCCAGGAAGTGATTCAATCGCGTCAGTTAAGCCCGAATCGACTCTTTGTTTAGTATTTTTTTGAAAAGTATTTAAGTTCATTCAATTTACTGATTGTTGGTCTCAAACACATCCAATGTTTGATGGCCATTTTGACTGGTTAAAATTTGAACTTTTTGTTCTGCATCTTTTAACTGTTTTTGGCTGTGTCTTGCCAAAGTAATGCCTCGTTCAAAGTTTTTTAAGGCTTGTTCTAAAGGCAATTCGCCTTGTTCCATGCTGCTGACTAACTCTTCCAATTCTTGCATAGATTCTTCGAAGGTTAGTGATTCCGCTTTTTTACGACTGGTCATAGTTCATCTACCTAGTGACAGGCTTTTTTTCGACAGGCACGCACCTTACCTGAGCTCAAAAAAGGGGTCAAATATTTAATGATAATGTGATCGAGTGAGGTGGGACTATAGAAATATTTATTAAAGTCGATAATATGATGTAGAAAGCATTAGCTTAATTTATCTATTTACTTGTTGTGTAATGTATTTAAATTGTCAGTTATCAAAGTAACGGTTAACCGTTGATTAAATTTTAGCTTTATTAGGATTGGGAGCGCCACGTGGATTTAGCAAGCATAATCGGTATTCTGGGAGCTATTGGCTTTGTTATAATGGCCATGATTCAGGGTGGCGATATAGGTATGTTTATTAACGTGCCATCAATATTAATCGTATTTTGCGGAAGTTTATTTGTTGTTTTGTCACAGTTTACTCTTGGGCAATTTTTTGGGGCAGGTAAAGTTGCTGGTAAAGCATTTATGTTTAAAGTAGATGCACCAGAAGTATTAATTGAAAAAATTGTCGAAATGGCAGATGCCGCCCGAAAAGGTGGTTTTTTGGCTTTGGAAGAAGCTGAAATCGACAATCCTTTCATGCAAAAAGGGGTCGATATGTTAGTGGATGGCCACGATGTCGACATCGTAAAAGCGACACTGAGCAAAGATATCGCCATGACAACAGAGCGCCATGATTTTGGTGCGAGTATATTTAAAAACCTCGGCGATGTTGCCCCTGCGATGGGCATGATAGGTACCTTAGTAGGTTTGGTGGCGATGTTATCAAACATGGATGATCCAAAATCTATTGGACCTGCAATGGCGGTAGCACTTTTAACCACCTTGTATGGTGCAATGTTAGCCAATTTATTGTGTATACCGATTGCGATTAAATTAGGACATAGAAGCGAAGAAGAAAAATTAAACCAAAAGTTAATCTTAGATGGAATAGTAGGTATTGCTGATGGACAAAATCCTAGAGTGATTGAAGGAATCTTAAAAAATTATATTGCTGCTAGTAAACGTGGCTCTGACGAAGAAGCTGAATAACTCATGTCTGAAGAAGAATGCCCTAAATGTCCCCCAGAGGGACTCCCTGCATGGATGGGGACTTTTGCTGACTTAATGTCACTATTAATGTGCTTCTTTGTACTGTTGTTGTCTTTTTCTGAGATGGATGTACTGAAGTTCAAACAAATTGCTGGTTCTATGAAGTTTGCCTTTGGCGTACAAAATAAAATAGAAGTGAAAGATATTCCTAAAGGCACTAGTGTTATTGCTATGGAGTTTAGACCCGGTCGACCTGAACCGACTCCTATTGATACTATTCAACAACAAACGACTGATATGACTCAAGAGATGCTTGAGTTTCAAGCTGGAAGTGAAGATTCGGCTGGTGGACGACAAAAACAACGTGGTGAAATGCGTGGTGGTGCAGCACAACAAACCGCATCAGAACAAACAACTAGTACTCGGGTAACCACAAATCAAAGTGCTGCTCAGCAAGAAATTGCCGAACAAATGAAAAAAGTGGCGCAACAGTTAGAAAAAGAAATTGTAGATGGGGCCGTAGAGATGGAGTCTTTAGGGCAACAGATTATTATTCGTATTCGTGAAAATGGCTCGTTCTCTGCTGGTTCTGCTTTTCTGCAACCACAGTTTGTGCCAATCCTACGAAAAATAGGTGCTTTGTTAGCCGAGATGCCTGGGGATATTGAAGTATCCGGGCACAGTGATAGCCAACAAATTTCAAATGAGTTGTATCGTTCAAACTGGGATTTATCATCTCAACGAGCAGTTGCCGTGGCGGAAGAATTAAGAAGAGTTGCAGGTTTTAATGAAAGTCGAATGTCAGTAGTCGGTAAGGCTGATACTGCACCTCTAGACGAAGGTACAAGTGCACAAAATAGAAGTCGTAATAGACGAGTAGAAATATCAATTAATCAAGGTAAAGCGAAAATATCTGATCCAATCTCAGTGTTAGAATAATATTTGCCTGCATTTTTAGAATTTTGGTTATTAAGATCCATTGCACTAAATAACCTGAGCTAGGGATAAACCGAACCTCTCGATAACGCTATTTTTGCGCCTAGCGCGTTGGATTTTCTAGTAATAGCCCGCTATTACTAGAAAAACCGCCTTGCTATACACGAAAAATTTCGTCATCGTATAAACCTTAATCCAAATATAACTCAGGGTTTATTTTTAAGTATTTGAATTATTTATAAAATTTAATTTGAAACGACACTCATTATCCCGAGTTCAGGTTAAATAATATATCTAGCAGTCAAAATGAAATTAATTTTATTGATTTAGGGTCATATACGGGAACATATATAATATTCCGTTTATTATTAAAATCATTTAAAGGAAACCAAAATATGACAAAAATTAAAAAAACAACTATGGCTACGACTTTAGGCGCTGTTGTCATTGGTTCTTTAGCTTCTGTTAGTCTGCAAGCAAATGCTAGTCCTTTTGGGATGCAGTCTTTAGAGTCTGGTTATATGCAACAAGCCCCAGAAGGTAAGTGTGGCGAAGGCAAATGTGGCGAAGGCAAATGCGGCGGTGACAAAAAAGCTGAGAAAGAAGGCAAGTGCGGTGAAGGTAAATGCGGTGGCGACAAAAAAGCTGAGAAAGAAGGCAAGTGTGGCGAAGGCAAATGCGGGGGCGACAAAAAAACTAAAAAAGAAGGTAAGTGCGGCGAAGGTAAATGTGGTGGCCAAGCCTAGTCTAATCTGCTCAAACACAGATTAGACTAATATTATTTTTTAAAGCCGGCTATTTGCCGGCTTTTTCAATTTAAATTGAGATTACTAACCTTATGGAAAAAAAGAACCTTGCTGGTGTTGGATTAGGTTTACGTCGTGAGATGTTAGATCAGCTATTACCTGAGATCCCTGATGCAGTTGACTTTTGGGAAGTCGCTCCTGAAAACTGGATCCCAATGGGGGGCAGGTTTCAAAAAAATTTACAACAATTTACCACGACACAAAACTTTGTGAGTCATGGGTTATCTCTATCTATTGGTAGTCCTGATCCTTTGGATGTGGACTTCGTTAAACAGGTGAAAACCTTTTTAGATCAGCATGATATCTTGTATTACAGTGAACATTTAAGTTATTGCTCAGGACAAGGCCACATGTATGACTTGATGCCGATACCTTTCACTGAAGAGGCTGTAAAACATGTAGTAAATAGAGTCCAGCAAGTTCAAGATATTATTGAGCGGCCTCTGTTGTTAGAAAATGTATCTTATTACGCTGCACCAGGTCAGGAAATGTCTGAGCAAGAATTTACCTTGTCTGTATTGCAAGAATCTGGCTGTTTAATGTTATTGGATATCAATAATATTTACGTGAATTCAATCAATCATCAATATGATGCAGAAGCATTTTTAGCAGCTATGCCCAGCAATAAAATAGTCTACGGACATATTGCTGGACATTTTGATGAAGCTGATGACCTTAAAGTGGATACTCATGGCGCAGATGTGATTGAACCTGTATGGCAATTATTACAAAAAGCCTACGAAATTCACGGTGTGTTTCCCACATTGTTAGAACGAGACTTTAATATTCCTCCTATCCGAGAATTGTTATTAGAGGTAGAAAAAATTAGACAAATTCAGCAGTTATTTGATAAGTCTCAGCAGCCCCAAAGGCAATTTGTCTAATGAAATCATTGAAACAAGCGCAAATGGATTTTGTGGCTCATATTAAAAATCCAGATGAAAACCCTTACCAAGGAAATATTGAAGATAGGCGCCTACAAATTTATCGAGAGCTATTTTTTAATAATGTGGAAGGTTTTATCAGCTCTGCTTTTCCGGTATTAAAAAGTGTATATAGCCAGCAAGATTGGCAACAATTAGTCCGAATTTTTTTTGCTGAACACCAGTGTCTTTCCCCTTATTTTATTGATATCAGTAAGGAGTTTGTAGATTACCTGAGTTCAGAATATGAACTGACTAAAAATGATCCCGTCTTTATGCAAGAGTTAGCTCATTATGAATGGTTAGAACTTGATGTCAGTGTGCGAATATCATCACAAACCTTGTCACCTTGGAATGGCACCGATCTTGTCAGTCATGTAAGCATGTCTGAACTGGCAAGCTTAGTTAGTTATCAGTACCCAGTTCATCAGATTTCGTCAGATTTTCAACCGACTGACAGCTCAGAAATTGTTTATTTAGTGGTGTACAGAGACATTGAGGACGAAGTGCATTTTACTTTAGTTAATCAAGTTACCGCACATTTAATAAATATTATTCAAAACGTTGCTTCGATTTCAACTCTACAGTTGGTTGAAAAAATGAGTCTCGCTATGCCACAATTAAATCAACAGCAAGTTAGTGATTCTTTACAACAAGTGCTACGACAGTTATTGGGTCAGCATATTTTATTGCCTATCCATGAAGATAATAAATTGCTTTGAGATAAGCACTTCTTAGTTTTAATACTATCAATTTAATCGACTTTGGATTACCATCTGCGGCTGAATTTTAGTTGTTCTATTTAAGGGTTAATCCCCGCTATTTTGGAGAATCTCGATGCACGATGAGAAAGAATTTAAAGACCCATTTAGTTTTACACACTTCCTGATTGCTGTAGGTTTGTTAGTTGCACTACCTTTGATGCATGTTGTGATTGGTTGGTTTGTTTATTACATTTAATACTACTAGCTTATTCAATTAATCTAGCTACTTATAAACGGGGAAGTACGTGCCCGCAGCATATATAAAATCAGTAATTCGAACAGTTCCTGATTATCCAAAAGCTGGCATCATGTTTCGTGATGTCACCTCAGTATTAGAAGATCACAAAGCTTATTCTTCCGCCATTTCTGAAATGGTTAAACATTTCGCACCTATGGGATTTGATAAGGTTGCAGGCACTGAAGCAAGAGGTTTTTTGTTTGGTGCACCTCTGGCTATTGAGCTAGGAATTGGTTTTATACCGGTTCGTAAACCTAATAAATTACCCAGAGAAGTGATCAGTGAAAGTTACGAATTAGAGTACGGCACTGATTGTTTAGAAATGCATAAAGATGCCGTTAAGCCGGGTGAAAAAGTATTAATGCTTGATGATTTATTAGCAACAGGTGGCACTATGATCGCTACTGCTAATTTGATTCGACGTTTAGGTGGAATCGTCGAGCATGCTGGTTTTGTTATTTCGTTACCTGACTTAGGTGGCGAACAAAAACTGCTTGATATTGGCGTAACTAGTTATTCTATTTGTCAATTTGAAGGTGAGTAACTGTCCCGATGGACAAAATTAAAGCGGATAGTAAGCGACTATGAGTTATCAAGTTTTAGCACGAAAATGGCGACCTAATCGATTTGCCGAATTAGTGGGCCAAGAACATGTGGTCACTGCTATATCCAATGCTCTTGATAATAATCGGTTACATCATGCTTATTTATTTACCGGTACTCGAGGGGTCGGGAAGACCACCATAGCTCGGATTTTCTCAAAAAGTTTAAACTGTGAGCAAGGGTTAAGTGCAACGCCTTGTGGTCAATGTGGTACTTGTCAGGAAATTGAAAATGGTAACTATATTGATTTATTAGAAATCGATGCCGCTTCTCGGACCAAAGTCGAAGATACCCGCGAATTATTAGATAATGTGCAGTACAAGCCAAGTCGAGGACGATATAAAGTCTATTTAATCGATGAAGTTCACATGTTGTCTAAACATAGCTTTAATGCCCTATTAAAAACCCTTGAAGAGCCACCTCCTCACGTAAAATTTTTATTAGCGACCACTGATCCACAAAAATTGCCTGTTACTATTTTGTCTCGTTGCTTACAATTTAACTTGAAAGCCTTGTCCCGTGGGCAAATCGCCAAACAATTAGATTATGTGTTGAGTGAAGAAAGTCTTCAATTTGACAAAGATGCGCTGACTCAATTAGCACGAGCTGCTCAAGGCAGTATGCGAGATGCATTAAGTTTAACTGATCAAGCGATCGCTCAAGGTAATGGTTTTGTTGGTCTACAAATAGTCACCGATATGTTAGGCCTGATGGATAAAAATCAGGTATTAAAATTAGTACATGCTGTGGTGCAAAAAGACAGTTCGACTGTGATGCAGCAAGTTGAATTAATGGCAATGCAAGCCCCTGATTTTTCGCAAATATTGGCTGAGATCATGAGTTTGTTACATCAAGTAGCTTTAACTCAATTTGTGCCTGATGCTTGCAAACTAGAAACCATTTCAGCTAGAGCTATTTACCAATTGGCAAAATCTGTTCCTGCTGAACAAATTCAGCTGTTATATCAAATCGCCCTAACAGGTAAAAAAGATTTGCCCTACGGAGCCGATCCCCGTACAAGCTTAGAAATGACTTTATTACGTATGTTAGCGTTTTGTCCTGATAATTTACAATTGGATCCAACTGAAATAGTTGCGCAAACTCCAGCAGCACCACAAATTTCCTCGCCTTCAGCCGCGCATGCTCAACAGCAAGCTAGCACTGATGATACACCAATTGGACAAACTGTTAGCCAAATCGAACCTGTTGCCGAGCTTCCTTTGGTGGAGCCTGCAGCAGAAGTAATACCTGAAGCACAACAAACAGCGAGTTCACAGCAAAATAATCAACAATATACCCAACAATCAGCAGAACAAAATTTATTTGAGCAACAACAAGATATCCTAGCTGAAGCTCAAGATATGGGATTTCAAGACGCTGATTATAACGAATTACAGCCAGTGACTTTAGAGGACTCCTATTCTCAAAATAGTGTGCCTGAAAATCAACAAGCTGTTGTCGACAATACACCTGCGCCAGCAACTTCTAGTACTCAAGACTTAATTGCCTTGCGTAATAGACTGAAACAAAACCAGTCTGCACAGGAGGAAAATTCAGAACAGGTAAAAAAGTCTGAACGCACTGAGTTACCAAATTTAGCCTCGATCCGAGAGCAAAACCAAAGTAAGCAGACCTCTAGTGCTAATATTGAACAACAGCAGTCCTCTGCTGAAACTGATAATCACTTCACAAAGCAAGAGACTACTGAGCTTACTGCGCCGCTCAATCAACCGGTTGATCCCGTCGATAATAATCAAGAAAGAGTGATTTCTGCACCTGTTGAACCAGAGCTTCAAGTTCTACAATCTGAAACTGAGCATATTCCCCCTTGGGCGTTAGAGGCAGTAGAAAATAACAAATTAGCCCCTGAATTTGATTCGAATATGCCAGTAGATGAAGATATCTTCGATCCAAATGCTCACTTAGATGAAGCCAATGTCGGCGAAGTGACTTTGGTTGTCCCCGCATTTTTGCCTAACAATCAAAAAGTTCATAAATCAATGCAACTTGATGAATGGAGTAAGTTGATTGATGACATGAAGATCAATGCTTTAACTAAGCAGTTAGCTTTGCACTCTTCTTTTCATCGAGAAGGTAATCGTGTGACTTTAACTTTGTTAGAAGGGAAAGAGCATTTAAATTCACCCACGGCTCACTCTTTATTACAACAAGCCTTGTGCAGTGCATTTAATTCAGATATTCAACTTGAAATTGTCATGGGGCAACCCATTAATACTCCTTATGCTTTGCAGATTAAGATTAATCAAGTGCGTCAAGAATATGCTCATCATGTGATTAAGACAGATCTAGGCATACAATTGTTACAACAACGATTTGCTGCAAATGTCATTGAGCAGAGTGTGCAAGCGAGATAAATTGATTAGGTGCATAGCAGCTAATAATGAATAACTACAGATAAGAGAGAATAAAAAATGTTTAAAGGTGGAATGGGCAACATGATGAAGCAAGCGCAGCAAATGCAAGAGCGCATGCAAAAAAGCCAAGAAGAGTTAGCTAAAACTGAAATCACTGGTGAGTCTGGTGCTGGTTTAGTAAAAGTTACCATGACTTGTAATCATGCTGTACGTCGTGTTGAAATCGATGATAGTTTGATGGAAGACGAAAAAGAAATGATCGAAGATTTGGTTGCTGCAGCTATCAACGATGCTAACAGACGTATTCAAGAGACCACCCAAGAAAAAATGGCTGGTGTCACAGGTGGAATGCAAATGCCTCCTGGCATGAAGATGCCTTTTTAAGGTTATTTATGCAATTTAGCCCCTTAATTCAAGAACTGATTGATGCTTTTAAGATATTACCTGGTGTAGGTGCTAAAAGCGCGCAACGTATGGCTTTTCACTTATTAGAGCGTAATCGTCAAGGGGCTTTACAGCTGAGTCATGTATTACATAATGCTATGGAGCATGTGAAACACTGTGAGCAATGCCGTACCTTTTGTGAAAATAGTTTGTGTGAAATTTGTGCCAGTCCAAAGCGCCAAGCGAGCACAATTTTGTGTGTAGTTGAGTCACCGCAAGATGTGTTGGCGATAGAACAAACCTCTGAATTTAAAGGACGATATTTCGTTTTGATGGGGCATTTGTCTCCTATTGATGGAATTGGCCCGGCAGAAATTGGTTTAGAACAGTTATCGGAAATATTTGAGAAAAATAATATTGAAGAAGTCATTCTTGCCACTAACCCAAATGTAGAGGGGGAAGCCACGGCTCATTATATTGCCCATATGTGTAAAAGTGCTGGGATAAAAGCCAGCCGAATTGCTCATGGCGTGCCAGTGGGCGGTGAATTAGAGTTTATTGATGGCAATACCTTGATTCATGCTTTTGTTGGTCGC
The sequence above is a segment of the Paraglaciecola sp. L3A3 genome. Coding sequences within it:
- the dxs gene encoding 1-deoxy-D-xylulose-5-phosphate synthase; the encoded protein is MTLDIAHYPTLALAETPELLRELPKEKLHQLATELRQYLLTSVSQSSGHFASGLGTVELTVALHYVYNTPFDRLLWDVGHQAYPHKILTGRRDRMQSIRKKGGLHPFPWPKESEYDTFAVGHSSTSISAALGMAVAAEKEALGRKIVAVIGDGAMTAGMAFEALNHGGDIGKDMLIILNDNEMSISENVGALNSHLARLLTGNFFNTIRDGSKKLLSTVPPIKEFASRAEEHIKGMVVPGTIFEELGFSYIGPIDGHDVNGVVDTLRNMRNIKGPQILHVVTKKGKGYELAEQNPIKFHAVPKFNPAAQELPKAAPCDPSFSAIFGDWLCDMAAQDPKLMAVTPAMREGSGMVKFSQKFPEQYFDVAIAEQHAVTFAAGLAKEGLNTVVAIYSTFLQRAYDQLIHDVAIQELPVLFAIDRAGLVGADGPTHQGAFDISFLRCIPNMVIMTPADENECRQMLYTGHTLNKPAAVRYPRGSATGVEPTKEMSAFVLGKSRSIRPGKKVAILNFGILLPYAQQAAEQIDATVIDMRFVKPLDTDVIDQLAADHELFVSIEDGAIMGGAGSAVAEYLISSKHSSKLLQLGLPDEFIMQGTQQEMYAELGLDCKGILTKIKQWQDS
- the ispA gene encoding (2E,6E)-farnesyl diphosphate synthase, yielding MNLNTFQKNTKQRVDSGLTDAIESLPGHADKLKQAMLYALLIGGKRMRPFLVHATGQMLNVSSEDLDGPANAIEAIHAYSLIHDDLPAMDDDELRRGHPTCHIQFDEATAILAGDALQSLAFDILCHYPLRQDSKRIALIRILSKAAGYNGMCGGQAMDLAATDQQISQKQLEQLHNKKTGALLIACVEMAISLADDVSPENKQHLMQYAQTIGLAFQVQDDILDVTSDSTTLGKPQGSDQAQNKSTYPAMLGLRQAQTYLDELHQQALQALRALPYNTQLLVSFTDFVIHRTY
- a CDS encoding exodeoxyribonuclease VII small subunit, whose product is MTSRKKAESLTFEESMQELEELVSSMEQGELPLEQALKNFERGITLARHSQKQLKDAEQKVQILTSQNGHQTLDVFETNNQ
- the pomA gene encoding flagellar motor protein PomA translates to MDLASIIGILGAIGFVIMAMIQGGDIGMFINVPSILIVFCGSLFVVLSQFTLGQFFGAGKVAGKAFMFKVDAPEVLIEKIVEMADAARKGGFLALEEAEIDNPFMQKGVDMLVDGHDVDIVKATLSKDIAMTTERHDFGASIFKNLGDVAPAMGMIGTLVGLVAMLSNMDDPKSIGPAMAVALLTTLYGAMLANLLCIPIAIKLGHRSEEEKLNQKLILDGIVGIADGQNPRVIEGILKNYIAASKRGSDEEAE
- a CDS encoding flagellar motor protein MotB, whose protein sequence is MSEEECPKCPPEGLPAWMGTFADLMSLLMCFFVLLLSFSEMDVLKFKQIAGSMKFAFGVQNKIEVKDIPKGTSVIAMEFRPGRPEPTPIDTIQQQTTDMTQEMLEFQAGSEDSAGGRQKQRGEMRGGAAQQTASEQTTSTRVTTNQSAAQQEIAEQMKKVAQQLEKEIVDGAVEMESLGQQIIIRIRENGSFSAGSAFLQPQFVPILRKIGALLAEMPGDIEVSGHSDSQQISNELYRSNWDLSSQRAVAVAEELRRVAGFNESRMSVVGKADTAPLDEGTSAQNRSRNRRVEISINQGKAKISDPISVLE
- a CDS encoding DUF692 domain-containing protein yields the protein MEKKNLAGVGLGLRREMLDQLLPEIPDAVDFWEVAPENWIPMGGRFQKNLQQFTTTQNFVSHGLSLSIGSPDPLDVDFVKQVKTFLDQHDILYYSEHLSYCSGQGHMYDLMPIPFTEEAVKHVVNRVQQVQDIIERPLLLENVSYYAAPGQEMSEQEFTLSVLQESGCLMLLDINNIYVNSINHQYDAEAFLAAMPSNKIVYGHIAGHFDEADDLKVDTHGADVIEPVWQLLQKAYEIHGVFPTLLERDFNIPPIRELLLEVEKIRQIQQLFDKSQQPQRQFV
- a CDS encoding DUF2063 domain-containing protein, whose amino-acid sequence is MKSLKQAQMDFVAHIKNPDENPYQGNIEDRRLQIYRELFFNNVEGFISSAFPVLKSVYSQQDWQQLVRIFFAEHQCLSPYFIDISKEFVDYLSSEYELTKNDPVFMQELAHYEWLELDVSVRISSQTLSPWNGTDLVSHVSMSELASLVSYQYPVHQISSDFQPTDSSEIVYLVVYRDIEDEVHFTLVNQVTAHLINIIQNVASISTLQLVEKMSLAMPQLNQQQVSDSLQQVLRQLLGQHILLPIHEDNKLL
- the apt gene encoding adenine phosphoribosyltransferase — encoded protein: MPAAYIKSVIRTVPDYPKAGIMFRDVTSVLEDHKAYSSAISEMVKHFAPMGFDKVAGTEARGFLFGAPLAIELGIGFIPVRKPNKLPREVISESYELEYGTDCLEMHKDAVKPGEKVLMLDDLLATGGTMIATANLIRRLGGIVEHAGFVISLPDLGGEQKLLDIGVTSYSICQFEGE
- the dnaX gene encoding DNA polymerase III subunit gamma/tau, coding for MSYQVLARKWRPNRFAELVGQEHVVTAISNALDNNRLHHAYLFTGTRGVGKTTIARIFSKSLNCEQGLSATPCGQCGTCQEIENGNYIDLLEIDAASRTKVEDTRELLDNVQYKPSRGRYKVYLIDEVHMLSKHSFNALLKTLEEPPPHVKFLLATTDPQKLPVTILSRCLQFNLKALSRGQIAKQLDYVLSEESLQFDKDALTQLARAAQGSMRDALSLTDQAIAQGNGFVGLQIVTDMLGLMDKNQVLKLVHAVVQKDSSTVMQQVELMAMQAPDFSQILAEIMSLLHQVALTQFVPDACKLETISARAIYQLAKSVPAEQIQLLYQIALTGKKDLPYGADPRTSLEMTLLRMLAFCPDNLQLDPTEIVAQTPAAPQISSPSAAHAQQQASTDDTPIGQTVSQIEPVAELPLVEPAAEVIPEAQQTASSQQNNQQYTQQSAEQNLFEQQQDILAEAQDMGFQDADYNELQPVTLEDSYSQNSVPENQQAVVDNTPAPATSSTQDLIALRNRLKQNQSAQEENSEQVKKSERTELPNLASIREQNQSKQTSSANIEQQQSSAETDNHFTKQETTELTAPLNQPVDPVDNNQERVISAPVEPELQVLQSETEHIPPWALEAVENNKLAPEFDSNMPVDEDIFDPNAHLDEANVGEVTLVVPAFLPNNQKVHKSMQLDEWSKLIDDMKINALTKQLALHSSFHREGNRVTLTLLEGKEHLNSPTAHSLLQQALCSAFNSDIQLEIVMGQPINTPYALQIKINQVRQEYAHHVIKTDLGIQLLQQRFAANVIEQSVQAR
- a CDS encoding YbaB/EbfC family nucleoid-associated protein, producing the protein MFKGGMGNMMKQAQQMQERMQKSQEELAKTEITGESGAGLVKVTMTCNHAVRRVEIDDSLMEDEKEMIEDLVAAAINDANRRIQETTQEKMAGVTGGMQMPPGMKMPF
- the recR gene encoding recombination mediator RecR, whose protein sequence is MQFSPLIQELIDAFKILPGVGAKSAQRMAFHLLERNRQGALQLSHVLHNAMEHVKHCEQCRTFCENSLCEICASPKRQASTILCVVESPQDVLAIEQTSEFKGRYFVLMGHLSPIDGIGPAEIGLEQLSEIFEKNNIEEVILATNPNVEGEATAHYIAHMCKSAGIKASRIAHGVPVGGELEFIDGNTLIHAFVGRRDL